GAGAACTACGATCAGAAAGGAAGATGATATGATCGAGAACTTACAGCAAGCAAATGGGATGAGCGATTCTCAATTTCCCCAATCATGCTGCTTCGGACATTTGAAACATCTGGAACATTGCATATGGCTCCATTGGAAGAATCTTTTCTAGAATCTCTCTTCATAAGTGAATGGTAGAATTCAACCACTTGTGGAGCTCGTTGCACCATTCCCGTGGAGCTCCTCGCAGCGAACTTTGGAAGAAGAGGAGGGGGTGGAGGAGGCGGCGGCAGAGGTGGTGGGACTCGACCTGTGTTTTCTTCTTTAGGTTCACTAGAAATGGAGCAGGAAGGCCTTGGAGGGGGATTCGGTATGCGCAAGGCTCGTTTCTCCACATCTAAAGAGGCAAAATTCCTGTTAGTTTCATGACTATTTTCCAAAATATGAGGCCTTTGAATAACGCCCAAATCATATTTCTGAGAGGAAAGAGGATCTGCTTCTTTTTCCAACTCTTTTGCACATATGAAGCCATCCGATTGCCTCCTCTTGTTTGGCTCCAATTCTTCAGGCCAGCATTTGGCTCCACTAATGGAGTGTCTTCTTCTGGggcttctttcttcctctgtATCAACCCAATTTTTGCCTAAAAGACTATCATTATTATCCGAGCAGTCTAAGTTAGACAAGTCCTCATCAGTAATAGGccatttcttcaacttcttaATTGCGTTTATTCTCTTTGCATTATTGTAATCCATGTGCTCCTTCTGGCTGGATAGTGATCCAACAGGTTCACTAGTCCTCTCCATTGCCTGAGGGCTGGATGGGCTATCAGAATTTGCTGAGGGGCACGAGTTGCGAAGCTCACTCCTCAAACAGGAATTGACCCACCTAAGGTATGCAAGTTCCTCAACCTCATTTAATCTGCTCATCTGCAGACCTTCAACTTGCTTGCACAAATCTTCATTTGTGTGTCTCAGCAAAGATGCCTCTGCTTTAATCTTTGCAACAGCTTCGCTCTAGTAGTAATAACNaaaaaaaaaaaaaaaaaaaaaaaaaaaaaaaaaaaaaaacacatgatGCAGCTGAGGTACATGTGTTACATGTTTCGTAAACATTAAGAGAAAAAACTGCCCATCCAACACAAACATCACAATGTTACCTACCTCAGAATTCTTTGCTAGACAAGCGAGCTCAGATTCCACAGAAGAAAGCCTGCAAGCAAGATTCCTCTTCTGGAGCTGAAGTTCCTTATTCAAGCGTCTCAACTCAACAACTTCCACTTCCACGTTTAGAGGTGCAGTCTGCGGCTCTTCTGGCTTCTCAGAGATTGATGATGCAGCTACTAATTGCTCGGACAGGGCTCTTCTATCTTCTTCCAATAGACCAAATTTCTGAGTAAGACCCTCTAGTTCAGCTTTCTTTTCCTCAAGCTCCCTCTCGAGTTCAAAATTTCTAGTATTCCGCTGAAGTTCTGCAAGTTCGTTCTGAAGTTCGAATTCCCTCTGCTTGGATTCGTTAAGCAAACTTCTGAGTTGATCGAGCTCAACGAACAAATCTCGAGAAGATTGTCTGCGGTGGGTCTGATACGACTGTGGATGAACTTGAGCGGGATTTGGCGAACAGGTTAAATCCCCAATAAGCGAACGCTTGATGCGAGTATGAGAAGGAACAGACTTCTCCTTCTGATTTACCAAATTCGAGCTGGTGAGTGGTGCTTTCTTGGATTGAAGATTGCTCTGCGCCTTAGTTTTCTTGTCTGTGGAGAAACCTTTCACAATGTGCGAACCCCAGGAAGAAGCAGCCCTCAATTTGGAACCATTTCCACTGCCTCCTTTGGTATACTGATTTTGATCAGCAAACCTAGATGGTTTGCCTCTGTTTTCTGCTGGGTTATCCTCCTTCATTCTGAATATTCTGAATGAACCTTAAGAAACAAAGACGGAGACAAGAATGGTTCCGTTGGAGAAACAGCCAAGTGAAACTTCATGACAATTTCTCCAGTTCCATTGTCGGAAATACAAACATGAAATGCTTCGAACAGTGGAGGTGGAGCCAAAGGGACAGagattgttattattattattattatggcgGAGAAGAAAGGTTCGTGTGGGATAGACTAATTGGGAGCTCCAAGTCCGAGAAACATAGGGGAGGAGGGAGAAAGGAGTAAGATTGGGGGAGAAAGATGGCAGCTTTCTCTTTATGCctttagttttgaaaatttgaaatttgaattgtgTGTTATGTTTGAGCATCCGTTGGGTAATATCGAGGCCAGGGAGGGCAGAATGCAACGGTCATATTACTTCTCTGGGTTTGCACCTTCTTTATTAAATACTCCACATCCGTTTTGTAGTTCACTACCAATTGTTAGTTTCTTTAATGGCTCCGTTTGTTTTGTACTATTGAagcaaattttgtttttcaaaccCTTCCTCACTCTTTTTCCTTCCCCGCAAAACTCACAACCACGTAACCATGATCATATTTCACAGTGAAAACCTGAAAACCTGAACCTTCACGGGAGAAGAGAGTCAAGTGTGATTAAGCGAAGCTCCTTctcctctccttttttttgacctttatcaaagaaaagaagaatcttcaatcattcaatcaaaTCATAATCAACTCTCATTGATCCTTTCTAAATTATAAGGAGAAAGACAAAAGCaagatagaaaagaaaatcaaaattttggattaaattgaaacattaaatagagtaaaaaacgtcatttaaatttggtaatcttTACTGTTGCCTTACAAGGTTGACCTCAATCCAACTAACCCATGACCTAGTTCTCATCTTTGCTACTTTTTGGGCTATCAATATGCAGCTGAGAGGCCAACACAAATTGAATCAATTTGGCCCATTACAGATTGTGGGTCAAACTATCCCAAATTGAATTGATATGGCCCATCATAGCTAGTGGGTCAATCTATGTAGCTTGGGCTCTAATATTGTTGGCCACCCcagtttatttttaatatcttttttgtACAGcgcatttttaattttcatgaaaGCATATATGTTTAAAAACAAACGAAGGTGGTTAGTTGGGGAAACTGACCTAATTATTTGTCTTATTGAAGATGTAATATAATATGGTGTCCCTTCTAAGCACCTTAGCTTTGACTCCATCTACCACCCCACACCAAAACCCACCaccttcaaatattaatttcaacaaaattccccaattttcaattttcttttttttctttcttttttccttttacacCTTTACTTCcatcatttttcaataatccATAATCAATAAGTAGATGTAAATACTCAACCATTACTAACCTTAATTAAGCTTTAATTTGACGTATAAGACTTCTTcataattaatcttttttattaattaacgacacttaatatatctaattaaATACTCATAATTGTCCTCGACTTAAATAGCAATTAGGAATCTTTCATTAATGAGAATTACTCACTTAAAATAGTTTAGTTAGTTGAATAATTAATGTGTAACACGTAATATTCTATAGCATATATTTTTACAAcataaatatagtttaattggTTGGGACAtacatattataaattaaaatatccaACTTTCACCTATTatttaacaacaaaaaattcatTGTAAAGGTCAACTAAGAAATTGTATGCATTATATCCCATACCAacctctttttttatataaccATACccgatataattattaaatcaaaGAAGCTAGgcaatataaataaatataaaaataatcctaaagaattaaaataagattaaaatcaacattatttacaaataattgGACTAAAAATAAGCAGACGGCGGTTTTAGtcaccaaaatttcaaagaaaatgaccATTAACCCCACCCACCTAAGGGCTGCTCTTATCTCTTTAATTATTCgatacaaattattattattattttaatattataaaaatacaagTGTTCCACGCcatgatttgatttaaaattagcatagtttataaatttgtagcaatataattcatttttaaaatctctcttatttattttattcgaCTTTTCCTGTGCATGCAAACTCATGACCACAACTAATCAAAACATTAGACCACTAATTTAATGTTTAGTATTAATcgtgtttaattaataattttaaaactttatattttctttatttttattaatatagtAGAATTACTAGttcaatccaaaataaattgcctaacttatttttgtttgatagtatttatgaaaaaaaaaatcaagtttgTGAAGTCAACTTGCATAAAGAGACTAAACCTTATCTAAATatcgtattttttttaattaaaaataagaagaagaaaaaaaaaagacatggTAAAACTCATCCCAACCAGTAAAAGCTTAGATTCTTGTGTGTTTTAGTATTTGGACTAATCCAAATTTACCATAACattacttttcttaaaaaatattataaatatataaattttactctttaacattaattaatatataaattattttacaaaataatatccaaaatggaatataagattttaaaaagttctctaaacataataataataataaataaataaaagatatagTGGGTGGAGTAAAATTTAAGTAAAGACATAGGAATCCTTTCTTAGGTATAATTAAAACCAACTCATAAAGCCCATTAAAAATAactctatattttaaatattgtttaagAGTTGTAGTCTAAAAGCGACATGTGGCCATGAAAATCAggcaaattaagaaaattgggGGCATGTTCTTGCTTTCAATTGAAATAAAGTGagggaaataaataaattatttaaataatttaaactaaaaaatttcccattttaattaaaaaaaaaaaaaaatgaatcgaTTGGTTTCTtgatcaaaaaaatttatcgtTGGAATTGCGTTGACATGTCATGTGGCTCGAGATTCAAGAGTTGTTATAACCGAATACATAGAAAATTCATTTCTACCATATGGACTACATCACCTGTTCTTCAATTAATTGAGTATTAACATTccaacaaaaatctaaaatccattttttcttaaatcaacctttataactttaatttaaaaacaagcATTGGATTATACTtcacaaatattatttatagctCATgagcatattttaaaattaaaatggacaaATCGCAAAAGggcaattttattaaatttttttttaataataaagtagAAAATTGAGTCACTCTGTCAACAACGTGCAAATACAGAATAccaaacaattaaaataatagtcCAAATGTCAACTATAGTTTTCAGcgtcaaaaaataaaataaaaattaattaattagaactGGCAAccatattattgttttttgtcACACCCCATCAAATGAAATAACTTTCAtttccaaaattattaaatgctactgagttctttttttttacgaaAAATAAATCTTCCATCCATTTTATTTCGTAATAAATCTTTCATCCATTCTCCCTTTCTCGAACCTTATCGAgttgataaaattaataaaatttaattgaatcgATTTAATTAGCGTACGAATAATTATTTCCTTGACGTTACTttgcataattttcaaaaaaattacataCAAAAGTC
This sequence is a window from Cucurbita pepo subsp. pepo cultivar mu-cu-16 chromosome LG19, ASM280686v2, whole genome shotgun sequence. Protein-coding genes within it:
- the LOC111782105 gene encoding protein CHUP1, chloroplastic-like, whose translation is MKEDNPAENRGKPSRFADQNQYTKGGSGNGSKLRAASSWGSHIVKGFSTDKKTKAQSNLQSKKAPLTSSNLVNQKEKSVPSHTRIKRSLIGDLTCSPNPAQVHPQSYQTHRRQSSRDLFVELDQLRSLLNESKQREFELQNELAELQRNTRNFELERELEEKKAELEGLTQKFGLLEEDRRALSEQLVAASSISEKPEEPQTAPLNVEVEVVELRRLNKELQLQKRNLACRLSSVESELACLAKNSESEAVAKIKAEASLLRHTNEDLCKQVEGLQMSRLNEVEELAYLRWVNSCLRSELRNSCPSANSDSPSSPQAMERTSEPVGSLSSQKEHMDYNNAKRINAIKKLKKWPITDEDLSNLDCSDNNDSLLGKNWVDTEEERSPRRRHSISGAKCWPEELEPNKRRQSDGFICAKELEKEADPLSSQKYDLGVIQRPHILENSHETNRNFASLDVEKRALRIPNPPPRPSCSISSEPKEENTGRVPPPLPPPPPPPPLLPKFAARSSTGMVQRAPQVVEFYHSLMKRDSRKDSSNGAICNVPDVSNVRSSMIGEIENRSSHLLAIKADIETQGEFVNSLIREVNNAVYLKIEDVVAFVKWLDDELCFLVDERAVLKHFDWPERKADTLREAAFGYRDLKKLECEISAYKDDPRLPCEIALKKMVTLSEKMERSSYNLLRMRESLMRNCKEFQIPIDWMLDNGIISKIKLGSVKLAKMYMKRVAMELQSKSSSEKDPAMDYMLLQGVRYAFRIHQFAGGFDAETMHAFEDLRNLANLLNKK